The sequence GTTGAATGCCAAATCCAGCGTGCGGGCGTGGATGTCGGCAGCACTGCGCGGGGTGCTCGGGTAACGCCGGGGCATGAGCAGCACCAGCAAGGTGTCGCGCGCGTGCTCATCCAGCAGCAGGGGCAACACAGGAGGATTGGCGCTGTAGCCGCCATCCCAGTACGGTTCCCCGTCGATCCACGTGGGGCGGAACAGCGTGGGTAGGCAAGCGGAGGCCAGCACCATGTCCGGCGTTAACTCGTGCTCGCGGAACAGGCGCAGCCGGCCCGTGTTGGCTTGGGTGGCCGCGATGTACAGCGGCAGCGGACATTCGCGCCGCAGCCGTTCGAAATCAAACTGCTGGTGCAGGAGATCGCGCAACGGGTGCAGATCCAGCGGGTTGGCGTGTTCGGGCGCGAGGTAGTGCGTCCAATGCAGCATCCATTGCGCCAGCGGCGTGAGGCGCGGCGCCAGGGCGTCTGAGCCGGCCAGCACCAGCGTGCCGTCGGGTACGCCAGCGGCCACGGCGTGCCAAAGACGCGTCAGGGCTTCGCGGGCGCCCTCGGGGCCACCTTCCATCCAGCCATGCGCCAACGCCAGGGCATT is a genomic window of Vitreoscilla filiformis containing:
- a CDS encoding patatin-like phospholipase family protein, which translates into the protein MAVPTLNLALQGGGAHGAFTWGVLDALLASGRCHPGAVSGTSAGAMNALALAHGWMEGGPEGAREALTRLWHAVAAGVPDGTLVLAGSDALAPRLTPLAQWMLHWTHYLAPEHANPLDLHPLRDLLHQQFDFERLRRECPLPLYIAATQANTGRLRLFREHELTPDMVLASACLPTLFRPTWIDGEPYWDGGYSANPPVLPLLLDEHARDTLLVLLMPRRYPSTPRSAADIHARTLDLAFNAPLLTELRQLGHWQAQARRGWWPALRRSERLLRAGRFHLLDGGEALAHQAPHSRLAVQRQYFEALRDLGRAETQRWLDGPGQHVGHTETADLNALFGGA